The Wolbachia endosymbiont of Oedothorax gibbosus region AGGATCACACTTGGGCTATACGATAGAAGATGCTATGAAGTTTACTTGGAAGCATGGCCTTGATTCTATAGGAAAGCATGGCTATGATCATAACCTACTCTATAGAGCAAAAGAATATAGGAGAGAGTTTTTAGAGAAGCTTCATGATCACACTATCGGTCGCAAGAGAGAACCAGAAAAAGACAAGCTTGATCAACCGGTCAGAAGGAAATTACCGGAACCAATGAGGAAACCAGATGCAAAAGGAGAAGAGGATTGAAGATGAAGACTAATAAAAATTTCAAAGGCCTTGATTATTATAAATTGCAGCAAGACAAAGATGGTAACATAAACTTAAATGACTATGATGACATTTTAAATGCGCGTAGGGCAAGAGTGGATCTACTGTTAGATAACACACCAGAAGATAATGTCGACCTTGCTAAATTAAATAAAGCTTTGGGTAAAAAATTCACAGATAATCATGAATTATTATCCGAATTTAATAAGGAAGATCAAGAAATTGCGCAAGAAAGGCTTAAGGTGTTTAGTATTTTAGAAAGCCTTGAAGACCTTGAAAACGTGAAAAGTGAAGATTTATTAGAGGTTAGCTTATTACTATCGGATCTTAGCTTCATAGAGAGAAATGTTGTACTAAACACCGATCAGAATTCTGATCTAGCAGGATTTAAAAACCTATTTATTGAAAAAAAAGCATCTGGTGAGGAATATAGTAATGAAGAATGTAAAGGCTTCTTAGATGATATAGATAAAATCAACACCATAATTAAGTTAGAATTAGAAAGCAGAATTGAAGGGATCAATCACGATGAAGGAAATAGTTATGGTGATTTACAAGATGAGATTGGTCAAGCAATTAATGCAGCAGGCAAATCAGAAAAAAATAACTGATGGTCTTGTGTTTGTATTCTTCTTGTAAGTAACTCTGGTAGCTTCAAACTGCTAAAAGCCATATTGACATTAATCTTATAGTATAAATAATTAATTGTTTTGGAGCTTATTTAATATGCTACGCATTATTGCAGGCAAATATCGCGGAAGAAAAATAACTACAGGCAAGCACTTAGCTGCACGACCAACTATGAGTATTGTTCGAGAAGCAATATTTAGTATACTTTCCTCAAGAAAACCTATTTATAACTTGAATGTACTTGATTTATTCTGCGGAAGTGGCTCTTTTTCATTTGAAGCACTTTCTCGCGGCGCTAAACATGCATTCATGGTAGATTCAGACTATCACAATTTGCAACTGCCTAAAAAAACAGCAGAAGATTTTGGAATTACAGGCGATGTCACGCTAATTTGTTGCAGTGCTAACTGCTTACCAAAACCTATTTCAAAGTGCAACATAGTTTTTATAGACCCACCTTATAATAGTAATTTAGTTGAATCAACGTTGAATGGATTAGCTCACTCAGGCTGGTTAAGCAATGATGCATTGATAATTCTAGAGATTAGGAAAAACGAAGGTTTTGAGTGCAATAAAAATTTTGGTGTAATTCTGGAACGTACTTACGGTATAGCAAGAATAATTTTTCTTTCTCTATTAACTTAAACTTGTATATGCTTTTCATTGATGGGTTTCAGTTCTATTTTCGTCAATTTTCCGAAGAAACCACTTTTTCTGTACTTCTCTAGATCAAAATTTTTATTAAATTCAGAGTTTATTAAATATTCACGTGCTTTTTCAATAAACTGCCTAACCTCTTCTTTGTAGTTTGTTCCATTATTGTTATCCTCACGGTAAATAAAATGTTCTTCGTGATCAATATGAATATTTGTATTCTTACAAGGTATTGCAGGATCATGTTCAAGTGCTATATTTCTTCTTAGCCTTTCTTTGGTGGATTGATTTTCAAGTTTACCAACAAGTTGCATTTCCTGTGGAATCACAGTATCGCCTTTCCTGCCAGCAATTAAGACAGGGCATTTTGTATCCTCTATAATTTTTCGTGGATTAAAATCTAATTCACATCTCCCAAACCAACGATTCAAGAGCATTGAGGGAAGCCATTTCACTAAACTCTTAGGAGAATCTCTGACTGTGTCCTTAAGTGAACTATAAGAATTATTGTGAATTAGCGTTAAATGAATGCCCTGATCTTCAAATCTTTTTAAAACTTCTGTTGCAACTCCTCCTCCAAGAGAATTAGTATCCAAAATTATATCGTTTGGATGCACACCTTGTACAAGTAACATATTAACCATTGCCATTCCAGCCTGAACTAACTTTTCACCGTTTGTTAGAAATTCATATAGTGCTACAACCTTTTCTCTTTTCAAAAAGAATTCAATAATATCTTCTATATCTTTGTTTTTTTCTGATTCTTGATCACAAGCTTCTACATCTATTTCCGAATCTTCACCTATAAGTTCATTTTTAAAGCATTTTATCCACTCAGGACTGAATTCATTTTCCAAAAAGCTTTTCATTTTATGTATGACAAACCTTTCCTTAACAAAATTAAAAAATACCCATAAGCAAAGTACGACAAAACATATGGTAGCCAAAATTGATAGCACTACTGACGTAAAAACTAATCCCGTAAGCACCTTTTTTGATTTTTGATTCTTGTATGCCAAGTATAACGACACAATAGAAGCAGTGGACAATATAGCAGAACATAACCATAGTGATACTATTCTCCTATTGAATTTTTTTTCTCCAGCTTTTAATTCTTCCTGGAAGAATTGTGGATTAACAATTCTAGAGAAATAGGGATAGTCAAAATAATGCTTAACTAACTTACTTTCTTGCCCCTTAAGTGCATTTTTACCAAGAGCGTTAACCTTAATACACCCAAGTACTCCAAAAAAGTTTATCACGTGTTTTGTATTTTCCTCTGGCTTGATATTACCATCAGTGTAATAAATAACTCTCATTTTATCGTTAATGAATATTTAGTTACTTTAACATAAAAATTAAAAAAAATCAAGAGAAATCAAAAAACTAGTATAATAAAAGACCTATAAGAAATTTCCTATGATTCCTTTTAAGCGAGTTTTGAATTTTTGAAATGTCATGACATTGTTGATACGTTTGTCAAGAAACGATAAAGTATCCGCAAAATCTTCTGAATAATCATTGATAAAAAAAAGTATCGTACTTAAGTACACTCCAGCTAATATTGCTCTTTTTGTATAGTAGTTAAAATCTGTTGATTGATCATGAATGCCATACCAAATCGCGCTAACAGTTCTGTATAAAAGTTTACTAGAGAAATATGTATTTTTTGGTGATACAGAGAATAACAAAACATTTTTTAAAAGTTCTCTATAATTCGGTAGCTTAGTGTAGTTTGAAAGGCGTATTTGAATAGCTAACTTTACTCGCTCTCGCACTTTCATGTTTTCTAAATTAGAATTTCTTAGTTCAGCTTCCATTGAGCTATTTAAGTCCTCTGCTATGTTCTCCAAAACGCTATATATTCCACTTTGGAATTTGCAAAAGCTATTAGCTAGATTAAGGTCTGTGCACACCTTTAATAGGGTTGCATCGCTTATCCCTTCAAATGGAATAACCCTAATTAGCTTATCTATTATTAACTTTATTTCATCCTCTTCCACGCAACATTATACTAAACAACATGTGTGATTGTACCTGAGATTTTCAAACATTCTACAAAATGCTTCGCCGCGTTCCTCGAAATTTTTCCATTGATCAAAAGAAGCACACGCAGGAGAAAGTAATATCGTTACTTCTTCTTCGCTATTTATGGCCTCTTCAAAAGCTAGTTTAAGTGCGTTTTTCAAATTGCAACATTTCACAAAATCTACTTTATTCTCCATAACATTTGCAAAAACTTCAGTTGATTCCCCAATAAGAAAAGCTTTTCTAATCCTTGTGAAATGCTTGCTTAATGATTCTATTCCACCTTCTTTGCTTTTTCCACCAACGATCCAATTTATGTTTTCATAAGATAAGAGCGCCTTTTCGCTCGACTTGGCATTAGTTGCTTTGCTATCGTTTACAAAAAACACATTTCTTATTTTGCCAAGCAGTTCATTCCTATGCCTCAGTCCTGAAAAGGACTTGATTCCATTGATAATAGTGTTGCTATCTACTCCAAGTAGCTTACATACAGCATATGCGGCTGCTATGTTTTCTGCGTTGGATATTAGGTTTATTTTCATGTCACTTACTGATAAGCTACGATTCTCTAGTTTTCCAGTGCCTGGGCACTGGAATGACAAAGAGGGTGACATTGAAGCTGAGATTGGAATTTTGTTTCCAGTGAATTTGTTGAATATATCAGCGGTAATCTCATTGTCACATCCTATCACAGCAATCTCACTACCGTTTATCAGTTTTAATTTAGTTGCTATGTAGTTCTCCATACTTCCATGCCTATCTATGTGATCTGATGTAATGTTGAGCAATACTGCGATATCCACATTGATTTCATTCATCAGCTCCAATTGAAAAGAGGAGAGTTCGATTACATAAATTTCTGCATCTCTTTCTAGATCCAAAACAGAAACGCCTAAATTTCCACCAATAGCTACTTTTTTCCCTGCAGATTTTAATATGTGCCCTATTAGTGATGTAGTGGTTGATTTACCATTTGTTCCTGTGACACCTATTACCTTCTGGTTTGTAGTTTTAGCTTCAAGAAATAGCTCAATGTCTGATTTTATTTTGCAATCAAAGCTTCTTGCAAGTTTTACTATCCAATGCAGCTCTATTGGCACTCCAGGGCTTAAAACCAATGCACTGATCTCATGCCAATTATATCCCTTGGGATGAATAAAATTACATTTTTTATACATCATTTTTGCGTTTGCTATTTGCTCTTCATGATCATCCCATGCATATATTCTTGCACCACTCTTTATTAGAGCATTAATGGCGGATAACCCAGTTTTACCAAGACCAAAAACCGCGACGTTTTGATTTTTATATTTGTTTAGTTGCACTGCTAGATAACTTATGCGAACCATTTTATAAAGATATCGTACAAACTACAACAGACTTCTTGCATAGGTCTCAACTGACCTTACCCAGAAAAAGTAGAACCTTTGAAGTGGTTGACTAAAATAGACTATTCGCTAGATTCTGTGGACAAAATTTTAGAGAAGCCAAATGAGAGTCTACACGAAATTTAAAAAGCCCATAAAAACTTCAGAGAAAGCGAGAGAAAAGACTTTTAAGCCTCTTGTGAGTAACTATTTATCACGCAGTTGATCTATGGATATAATACTACCATTTGATAATTTTTCAGTACATTTTTCACTTTTGTATTCTTTATCAGAATCGATACTGATTTTGTCAAATATTAAAACATCTCCTGAAATTTTATCACGAAACTCACTAATAGCAAAAAACGGTATAGTAATTCGCTCTTGTTTTCCTTGAAAACTCAAACTAACGCTAAATTTATCCTCAGAAACTTTTAAATCATAGAATTGATGCTGTAATATGATAAGCATTTGAGTAGGGTATGACTTTTTCAAATAATCTGGTATGGTCACACCATTAAAATATGTGAAAAATAATATTTCTAAGTGAGGGGTAAAACCATTACCTGATATAACATCTAAAGCCTTTTTGATAACTTGAAACTTAACAGAATTAAGCAATTTTTTGTAATCTGTTTGCTCCATACAACTTTCACATACGTAAATTTTTGGGGAACTTCTGTTACCCGGCGTTCCCTGAACCGTGCTTATAGCAATGAAGTTATAGTGCTTAAATTAAGCAGCTATTGCAACATTGTCTTCAGCAGCAAAATTATCGTTTGCATTTAAATTATGAACTCTTAGCGGTGGTGTCTAACCGAGCAAAGCTACCATCTTTACTATGCATGTCGATCCTTATTCGCCCCCATATAAATTAAAAAACATGGTGGAGGCGCCGAGCACTGCCCTCGGGTCCAATACACCTATTACAAGGTAATTTTATTGCTATAGTACACAAAATATACATAGCTATTATATAGCAACATTAAATAAATGTCAAGATATTTGAGCTTCGGTTGATTGATAGCTAAAACAAAATTCAGTAAAAAATTACTTCGCCTGTTTATCCTAAGGTTCACTTTTGATGGCAGAAACCTAATGATCCAGGATATACTCCTTTGTTAAGGGAGATTGAGCATTTTCGAATATTTCTTGAGTGCTTCCAGACTCAATAATTCTGCCATTATGAAAGAAAATTACACTATCAGATAACTTTTTAGCTTGTTTCATTGAATGATTTACCATAATTATGGTAAATCTTAATTTCAGCTCTTGTATAAGATTTTCGATTGCATTGGTTGCCATTGGATCAAGAGCAGAGCACGGTTCATCCATTAATAAAATAGTTGGCTTCACTGCAATTGCGCGAGCGATGCATAGCCTCTGTTGTTGGCCACCGGATAAATTGAGTGCGCTATCTTGCAATCTGTTTTTTAATTCTTCCCATAAACCAACCTTGGTTAAACTATTTTCCACCATCTCATTCAATTTTTGCTTATCCTTCGCCATACCATGCAATTTTGGCCCATAAGCAACATTATCATATATTGATTTTGGAAAAGGATTTGG contains the following coding sequences:
- a CDS encoding ClpXP protease specificity-enhancing factor SspB; the protein is MEQTDYKKLLNSVKFQVIKKALDVISGNGFTPHLEILFFTYFNGVTIPDYLKKSYPTQMLIILQHQFYDLKVSEDKFSVSLSFQGKQERITIPFFAISEFRDKISGDVLIFDKISIDSDKEYKSEKCTEKLSNGSIISIDQLRDK
- a CDS encoding COQ9 family protein, whose translation is MEEDEIKLIIDKLIRVIPFEGISDATLLKVCTDLNLANSFCKFQSGIYSVLENIAEDLNSSMEAELRNSNLENMKVRERVKLAIQIRLSNYTKLPNYRELLKNVLLFSVSPKNTYFSSKLLYRTVSAIWYGIHDQSTDFNYYTKRAILAGVYLSTILFFINDYSEDFADTLSFLDKRINNVMTFQKFKTRLKGIIGNFL
- the pstB gene encoding phosphate ABC transporter ATP-binding protein PstB, which produces MSDTRASVEDLNLWYGSKQVLFDINLNIYKRKVTTFIGPSGCGKSTFLRCFNRMNDYVPGCKTVGELDIDGLGDIYSRDMDVVLLRAKVGMVFQKPNPFPKSIYDNVAYGPKLHGMAKDKQKLNEMVENSLTKVGLWEELKNRLQDSALNLSGGQQQRLCIARAIAVKPTILLMDEPCSALDPMATNAIENLIQELKLRFTIIMVNHSMKQAKKLSDSVIFFHNGRIIESGSTQEIFENAQSPLTKEYILDH
- the rsmD gene encoding 16S rRNA (guanine(966)-N(2))-methyltransferase RsmD; translation: MLRIIAGKYRGRKITTGKHLAARPTMSIVREAIFSILSSRKPIYNLNVLDLFCGSGSFSFEALSRGAKHAFMVDSDYHNLQLPKKTAEDFGITGDVTLICCSANCLPKPISKCNIVFIDPPYNSNLVESTLNGLAHSGWLSNDALIILEIRKNEGFECNKNFGVILERTYGIARIIFLSLLT
- the murD gene encoding UDP-N-acetylmuramoyl-L-alanine--D-glutamate ligase, which translates into the protein MVRISYLAVQLNKYKNQNVAVFGLGKTGLSAINALIKSGARIYAWDDHEEQIANAKMMYKKCNFIHPKGYNWHEISALVLSPGVPIELHWIVKLARSFDCKIKSDIELFLEAKTTNQKVIGVTGTNGKSTTTSLIGHILKSAGKKVAIGGNLGVSVLDLERDAEIYVIELSSFQLELMNEINVDIAVLLNITSDHIDRHGSMENYIATKLKLINGSEIAVIGCDNEITADIFNKFTGNKIPISASMSPSLSFQCPGTGKLENRSLSVSDMKINLISNAENIAAAYAVCKLLGVDSNTIINGIKSFSGLRHRNELLGKIRNVFFVNDSKATNAKSSEKALLSYENINWIVGGKSKEGGIESLSKHFTRIRKAFLIGESTEVFANVMENKVDFVKCCNLKNALKLAFEEAINSEEEVTILLSPACASFDQWKNFEERGEAFCRMFENLRYNHTCCLV